From Methylobacterium radiodurans, a single genomic window includes:
- a CDS encoding KTSC domain-containing protein: protein MPRFNSSAIERAEYDEPSSTLQIWFVESGGPYSYYGVPPHIFQGLCAAASQGQYFAVYIRDKYNRDTHSYRR from the coding sequence ATGCCCCGCTTCAATTCCTCAGCCATCGAACGCGCCGAGTACGACGAGCCGAGCAGCACGCTGCAAATCTGGTTCGTGGAGAGTGGCGGCCCGTACAGCTATTACGGTGTGCCGCCGCATATCTTCCAGGGGTTATGCGCCGCAGCCTCGCAAGGTCAATATTTTGCAGTGTATATTCGCGACAAATACAACAGAGATACGCACAGCTACCGCAGGTAG
- a CDS encoding acetyl-CoA C-acyltransferase, whose amino-acid sequence MRDQDPIVIVGSARTPIGGFQGDLGTLAAPDLGAAAIRAAVERAGLPAQAVEEVVFGCVLSAGQGQAPARQAALGAGLPLSTGATTVNKMCGSGMKAAMLAHDLLRAGSAAIAVAGGMESMSNAPYLLDRARAGYRMGHGRVVDHMFLDGLEDAYDRGSLMGAFAEDCAQSYQFTRQAQDAFALTSLTRAQRAQAEGFFAREIAPITVGAGKAQRTVAADEQPGKARPEKIPSLKPAFREGGTVTAANASSISDGAAALVMMRRSEAERRELAPLAAIVGHATHADAPNRFPTAPVGALRKLSESIGWDLAEVDLFEINEAFAVVAMAAMHDLDLPADKVNVHGGACALGHPIGASGARVVVTLLAALESYGLKRGIAALCIGGGEATALAVERMS is encoded by the coding sequence ATGCGCGACCAAGACCCCATCGTCATCGTCGGATCGGCCAGGACACCCATCGGGGGATTCCAGGGCGACCTCGGCACGCTCGCCGCACCGGATCTCGGGGCGGCCGCCATACGGGCGGCGGTCGAGCGGGCGGGCCTGCCCGCGCAGGCCGTGGAGGAGGTGGTCTTCGGCTGCGTCCTCTCCGCCGGCCAGGGTCAGGCTCCGGCCCGGCAGGCCGCGCTCGGCGCCGGCCTGCCGCTCTCGACCGGTGCGACGACCGTCAACAAGATGTGCGGCTCCGGCATGAAGGCCGCCATGCTCGCCCACGACCTGCTGCGGGCCGGCAGCGCCGCCATCGCGGTGGCCGGCGGCATGGAGAGCATGAGCAACGCGCCCTACCTGCTCGACCGGGCGCGGGCGGGCTACCGCATGGGCCACGGCCGCGTCGTCGATCACATGTTCCTCGACGGCCTGGAGGACGCCTACGACCGGGGCAGCCTGATGGGTGCCTTCGCGGAGGATTGCGCCCAGAGTTATCAGTTCACCCGCCAGGCACAGGACGCCTTCGCGCTGACCTCCCTGACGCGGGCGCAGAGGGCGCAGGCGGAAGGGTTCTTCGCGCGCGAGATCGCGCCGATCACGGTCGGCGCGGGCAAGGCCCAGCGTACCGTGGCTGCCGACGAGCAGCCGGGCAAGGCGCGGCCGGAGAAGATCCCGTCCCTGAAGCCGGCCTTCCGCGAGGGGGGCACGGTCACCGCCGCCAACGCGTCCTCGATCTCGGACGGGGCCGCGGCCCTGGTGATGATGCGTCGATCGGAGGCGGAGCGGCGCGAGCTCGCGCCGCTCGCCGCGATCGTCGGGCACGCGACGCATGCCGACGCCCCGAACCGCTTCCCGACGGCACCGGTAGGCGCGCTGCGCAAGCTCTCCGAGAGCATCGGCTGGGACCTGGCCGAGGTCGACCTGTTCGAGATCAATGAGGCCTTCGCCGTCGTGGCGATGGCCGCGATGCACGATCTGGATCTACCCGCCGACAAGGTGAACGTCCACGGCGGCGCCTGCGCGCTCGGGCATCCGATCGGAGCGTCCGGTGCCCGGGTCGTCGTCACCCTTCTCGCGGCGCTCGAATCCTACGGGCTCAAGCGGGGCATCGCCGCGCTCTGCATCGGCGGCGGCGAGGCGACGGCACTCGCCGTCGAGCGGATGAGCTGA
- a CDS encoding DUF3597 domain-containing protein: protein MAVMLFIYIDLIEKLLKYLKTFADKQTAAQPPSATPTPESTVAQPASTPRAPSAAAVEESHIARNNLRAEFPLDIDVTPQQRSKDQELEIFVTELVRSKRNRGKKVSGKIYRNGGRVLVYGPVWLNNILWGEVFDQFGRDYEIEKVGG, encoded by the coding sequence GTGGCTGTCATGCTCTTCATTTATATAGATCTAATCGAAAAATTACTGAAATACCTCAAAACTTTTGCCGATAAGCAGACGGCGGCGCAGCCACCCTCTGCTACGCCAACTCCGGAGTCTACGGTAGCGCAGCCGGCATCCACTCCTAGGGCACCGTCTGCAGCAGCTGTCGAAGAGTCTCATATTGCACGTAATAATCTTAGAGCCGAATTTCCGTTAGATATTGACGTTACACCGCAGCAAAGATCCAAAGATCAGGAGCTGGAAATTTTCGTAACAGAACTTGTAAGAAGCAAGCGCAATAGAGGAAAAAAAGTATCTGGTAAAATATATCGGAATGGAGGTAGAGTGCTGGTATACGGTCCTGTATGGCTAAATAATATTTTGTGGGGCGAGGTTTTTGACCAGTTCGGAAGGGATTATGAAATCGAAAAAGTTGGAGGGTGA
- a CDS encoding Y-family DNA polymerase — MSAARDAVGGGRALALIDGNSFYCSCERVFDPKLAGVPVIVLSNNDGCAIARTAEAKALGIRLGDPFFKIREMCRAQGVRVFSSNYTLYGDMSARTNAVYRDFSPRVEIYSIDESFLDFSDVRADRRVELARDLHATVRAWTGIPTCVGIGPTKTLAKLANHIAKTVPDLEGVCDLSDPVAYDHWLCRISVSEVWGIGRASLAKLEALGVDTVADLRDLDPRPVRKAMTVVGERIIHELRGLACLPLEMMPAQRKGCAVTRSFSRRITDRTELEQAVSTHATRLGEKLRRGGLATNHVSVFYHTSEHDRGDPMRSVSTTVTLPEATSDSLVLIKAALLGVAKTWREPDERPWRYSKAGVITTDLMRLEDSPRALIGQMDRERSGPLMAAIDTCNARWGAGAVVPARAGVLEKRDWNTKFKMRTPRYTTQVSELPVAMA, encoded by the coding sequence ATGAGCGCGGCCAGGGACGCGGTCGGCGGCGGGCGGGCGCTGGCGCTGATCGACGGCAACTCCTTCTACTGCTCGTGCGAGCGCGTGTTCGACCCGAAGCTCGCGGGCGTGCCCGTCATCGTGCTCTCGAACAACGACGGTTGCGCCATCGCCCGCACGGCCGAGGCGAAGGCGCTCGGCATCCGCCTGGGCGACCCCTTCTTCAAGATCCGGGAGATGTGCCGGGCACAGGGCGTGCGGGTGTTCTCCTCGAACTACACGCTCTACGGCGACATGAGCGCCCGCACCAATGCGGTGTACCGGGACTTCTCGCCCCGCGTGGAGATCTACTCCATCGACGAGAGCTTCCTCGACTTCTCCGACGTGCGGGCGGACCGGCGCGTCGAGCTCGCCCGGGACCTGCACGCCACGGTCCGCGCCTGGACCGGGATCCCGACCTGCGTGGGCATCGGCCCGACCAAGACGCTCGCCAAGCTCGCCAACCACATCGCGAAGACGGTGCCGGACCTCGAAGGGGTGTGCGACCTGAGCGACCCGGTGGCCTACGACCACTGGCTCTGCCGAATCTCGGTCTCGGAGGTCTGGGGCATCGGCCGCGCCTCGCTCGCCAAGCTCGAGGCGCTCGGCGTCGACACGGTGGCGGACCTGCGCGATCTCGACCCGCGGCCCGTGCGAAAGGCGATGACGGTGGTGGGCGAGCGCATCATCCACGAGCTGCGGGGGCTGGCCTGCTTGCCGCTCGAGATGATGCCGGCCCAGCGCAAGGGCTGCGCAGTCACCCGCTCGTTCTCGCGCCGGATCACCGACCGGACCGAACTGGAGCAGGCGGTCTCGACGCACGCGACGCGGCTCGGGGAGAAACTGCGCCGCGGCGGACTCGCGACCAACCACGTCAGCGTCTTCTACCACACGAGCGAGCACGACCGGGGCGACCCGATGCGTTCGGTCTCCACGACCGTCACGCTGCCGGAGGCCACCAGCGATTCGCTGGTGCTGATCAAGGCCGCGCTGCTGGGCGTCGCCAAGACATGGCGCGAGCCGGATGAGCGGCCGTGGCGCTACAGCAAGGCCGGCGTCATCACCACCGACCTCATGCGTCTGGAGGATAGCCCGCGGGCACTGATCGGGCAGATGGATCGGGAGCGCTCGGGCCCGCTGATGGCGGCGATTGACACCTGCAACGCCCGCTGGGGCGCGGGCGCCGTCGTGCCGGCCCGGGCCGGCGTGCTGGAGAAGCGGGATTGGAACACGAAGTTCAAGATGCGGACGCCGCGCTACACGACGCAGGTCAGCGAGCTACCCGTTGCGATGGCTTAG
- a CDS encoding S49 family peptidase, with protein sequence MSGTHLVRIAEALSRPLLFHPTKLEVILSALDGRLPGFEVEAPSPEASRFAGRRDDGKPYRVADGVAFVPVVGSLANRGAYIGASSGIVSYEGIALQIRTASADSTVHAIVLDLDTPGGEATGMFRLAEQIRQARASKRVVAFVDDMAASAGYGIASQAHEIVVSPTSIVGSIGVVLAHIDRQAEMEKAGRKVTLIHAGANKVDGNPFGPLSDQVRADLQAEVLTFWGQFLATVAAGRPKLTVEKAQATEARTFIGQGAIDAGLADRIGTLDSVVSDLAARVRGTNRLPTTRAGAGVSIRSSNMDEDEKRIRSEERERIRGIVGSAEAEGRGSQALAMALETSLSAEEARAVLRASPKVSGRTSLDERMAGRQELSLDPDKAPGAERQERQAERAKGVDHASVYAARQQQTEAARRAEGGR encoded by the coding sequence ATGTCAGGCACGCACCTGGTGCGGATTGCCGAGGCGCTGTCGCGCCCGCTTCTGTTCCACCCCACCAAGCTCGAGGTCATCCTCTCGGCGCTCGACGGCCGCCTGCCGGGCTTCGAGGTCGAGGCGCCGAGCCCGGAGGCGAGCCGCTTCGCCGGGCGGCGCGACGATGGAAAGCCCTACCGCGTCGCCGATGGCGTGGCCTTCGTCCCGGTCGTCGGCTCGTTGGCAAACCGCGGCGCATATATCGGCGCGAGCTCCGGCATCGTCAGCTACGAGGGCATCGCCCTACAGATCCGGACCGCGAGCGCGGATTCGACCGTGCACGCGATCGTCCTCGACCTGGACACCCCAGGCGGCGAGGCCACCGGCATGTTCCGGCTGGCGGAGCAGATCCGGCAGGCTCGCGCCAGCAAGCGAGTCGTGGCCTTCGTGGACGACATGGCGGCGAGCGCCGGCTACGGCATCGCCAGCCAGGCACACGAGATCGTCGTGTCGCCCACCAGCATCGTCGGCAGCATCGGCGTGGTCCTGGCCCACATCGACCGGCAGGCGGAGATGGAGAAGGCGGGCCGGAAGGTCACGCTGATCCATGCCGGTGCCAACAAGGTGGACGGCAACCCGTTCGGGCCGCTCTCCGATCAGGTCCGTGCCGATCTGCAGGCCGAGGTTCTGACGTTCTGGGGGCAGTTCCTCGCGACCGTCGCGGCTGGCCGGCCGAAGCTGACGGTCGAGAAAGCCCAAGCGACCGAGGCCCGCACTTTCATCGGTCAGGGAGCCATCGACGCCGGCCTCGCGGACCGGATCGGCACGCTCGACAGCGTCGTGTCCGATCTCGCGGCGCGCGTCCGCGGCACCAACCGACTTCCGACCACCCGCGCCGGGGCAGGCGTCAGCATCAGGAGCAGCAACATGGACGAGGACGAGAAGCGTATCCGCAGCGAGGAGCGGGAGCGCATTCGCGGCATCGTGGGTAGCGCCGAGGCGGAGGGCCGCGGCTCCCAGGCGCTCGCGATGGCGCTGGAGACCAGCCTGTCCGCCGAGGAGGCTCGCGCCGTTCTCCGGGCTAGCCCGAAGGTCAGCGGCCGCACGAGCCTGGACGAGCGCATGGCTGGGCGGCAGGAGCTGAGCCTCGATCCCGACAAGGCGCCCGGCGCCGAGCGGCAGGAGCGACAGGCGGAGCGCGCGAAGGGCGTCGACCATGCCTCCGTCTATGCGGCTCGCCAGCAGCAGACCGAGGCCGCGCGTCGGGCCGAGGGCGGGCGCTGA
- a CDS encoding LexA family protein, which produces MSLVRVTELPVDGAATVRVPILGQRLCAGFPSPADDFLEGVLELPRWLVPNPPATFLWQISGESMRGAGIFDRDLACVDRSLKAGHHSIVVAAIDGQMSIKRLIIEGNVARLAFENPDLPTFAVEEFAEASIWGVVTFSIRWHVARRALARA; this is translated from the coding sequence GTGAGCCTCGTTCGCGTCACAGAGCTTCCCGTCGATGGCGCCGCCACGGTCCGCGTGCCGATCCTCGGCCAGAGGCTGTGCGCCGGCTTCCCCTCACCCGCCGACGACTTCCTGGAGGGTGTGCTCGAGCTGCCGCGCTGGCTGGTGCCGAACCCGCCGGCCACCTTCCTCTGGCAGATCAGCGGCGAGAGCATGCGCGGCGCCGGCATCTTCGACCGCGACCTTGCCTGCGTGGATCGGAGCCTGAAGGCCGGGCATCACAGCATCGTCGTCGCGGCGATCGACGGGCAGATGTCGATCAAGCGCCTCATCATCGAGGGCAACGTCGCGCGCCTCGCTTTCGAGAACCCGGACCTTCCGACCTTTGCGGTCGAGGAGTTTGCCGAGGCCTCGATCTGGGGCGTCGTCACCTTCTCGATCCGCTGGCACGTGGCCCGGCGCGCCCTGGCCCGCGCATGA
- a CDS encoding 3-hydroxyacyl-CoA dehydrogenase, producing MRIKDHVFLVTGAGSGLGAAVVRRLAEGGGRVVVADVAEEAGRRVVAEIGASARFARTDVTDADQGASAVRLALDAFGHLHGLVNCAGIAPSERVLGRTGPHALESFARAVGVNLVGTFNMIRLAADAIAKEEPGADGERGVIVNTASIAAFDGQIGQAAYAASKGGVAALTLPVARELARFGIRVVTIAPGIFETPMMAGMPPEVQASLADGVPFPKRLGHPAEFAALVEHVCTNTMLNGETIRLDGALRMAPR from the coding sequence ATGCGGATCAAGGACCACGTCTTTCTCGTCACGGGTGCGGGCTCGGGCCTCGGCGCGGCCGTCGTCCGGCGGCTGGCAGAGGGGGGCGGCCGCGTCGTCGTCGCCGATGTCGCCGAGGAGGCGGGCCGGCGCGTCGTCGCGGAGATCGGCGCGAGCGCCCGCTTCGCGCGGACGGACGTCACCGACGCAGATCAGGGCGCCTCAGCCGTGCGGCTCGCCCTCGACGCGTTTGGGCATCTGCACGGTCTCGTGAACTGCGCGGGCATAGCCCCGAGCGAGCGGGTGCTGGGCCGCACCGGCCCGCACGCGCTGGAGAGCTTCGCCCGGGCGGTCGGCGTCAACCTCGTCGGAACCTTCAACATGATCCGCCTGGCCGCCGACGCGATCGCGAAGGAGGAGCCGGGCGCCGACGGGGAGCGCGGTGTCATCGTCAATACCGCGTCGATCGCGGCCTTCGACGGCCAGATCGGGCAGGCCGCCTACGCGGCCTCGAAGGGGGGCGTGGCGGCCCTTACCCTCCCGGTCGCTCGCGAGCTGGCGCGCTTCGGCATCCGCGTCGTCACGATCGCCCCCGGCATCTTCGAGACGCCCATGATGGCCGGGATGCCTCCGGAGGTTCAGGCGAGCCTCGCGGACGGCGTGCCGTTCCCCAAGCGCCTCGGGCACCCAGCCGAGTTCGCCGCCCTCGTCGAGCATGTCTGCACGAACACCATGCTGAACGGCGAGACCATCCGCCTCGACGGCGCCCTGCGCATGGCGCCCCGATGA
- a CDS encoding EthD domain-containing protein produces the protein MIAKPDAPDLARSDLLQRPPQGRVVGTTTRPLIVTPTFVSRTDATPDDERPRDAGSGVGPAGREVTHPDRHPSALALEPDPNRAFEHWDEYWRKVHGPKFAYAEPGTSNDRVLRYDQVHRIASGPSSASRPPYRAMVEADGKLVHDPAARVPAYRRPSWDGFAYIAYGAEEDIEAVLGQEQYAERIIADERTAFRMVTREIAREYILIPSARHRDPVSLVKIHRRRPDLSRGEFQARWLSEHGDLVVGQPATTEFVRRYAQLHPFGSTQDDPEGSKIDGISVLSFASLNDVEDYLVTADYAAIEAAEAELADPDVSEFWTAVNYSVINRLVPERATER, from the coding sequence ATGATCGCCAAGCCCGACGCGCCCGATCTCGCGCGCTCCGACCTGCTGCAACGGCCCCCGCAAGGGCGCGTCGTCGGCACGACCACCAGGCCGCTCATCGTGACGCCGACCTTCGTCTCGCGCACCGACGCGACGCCCGACGACGAGCGCCCGCGCGATGCCGGTTCGGGCGTCGGCCCCGCCGGCCGGGAGGTCACCCATCCGGACCGGCACCCCTCGGCACTCGCCCTGGAGCCGGACCCGAACCGCGCCTTCGAGCACTGGGACGAATACTGGCGCAAGGTCCACGGGCCCAAATTCGCCTACGCGGAGCCCGGCACTTCGAACGACCGGGTGCTGCGCTACGACCAAGTGCACCGGATCGCCTCGGGCCCCTCCTCCGCCTCCCGGCCGCCCTACAGGGCCATGGTCGAAGCGGACGGCAAGCTCGTCCACGACCCGGCCGCGCGCGTGCCGGCCTACCGCCGCCCGAGCTGGGACGGGTTCGCCTACATCGCCTACGGCGCGGAGGAGGACATCGAGGCGGTGCTCGGCCAGGAGCAGTACGCCGAGCGGATCATCGCGGACGAGCGCACGGCGTTCCGGATGGTCACCCGCGAGATCGCGCGCGAGTACATCCTCATCCCGAGCGCGCGGCACCGCGATCCGGTGAGTCTGGTGAAGATCCACCGCCGCCGGCCGGACCTGTCCCGCGGGGAGTTCCAGGCGCGCTGGCTCTCGGAGCATGGCGACCTCGTCGTCGGACAGCCGGCGACGACGGAGTTCGTCCGGCGCTATGCCCAGTTGCATCCCTTCGGCTCGACCCAGGACGATCCGGAGGGCTCGAAGATCGACGGCATCTCCGTCCTCTCCTTCGCCAGCCTGAACGATGTCGAGGACTACCTCGTCACCGCCGATTACGCGGCCATCGAGGCGGCGGAGGCCGAGCTTGCCGACCCGGACGTGTCCGAGTTCTGGACGGCGGTGAACTACAGCGTGATCAACCGCCTCGTGCCCGAACGCGCCACGGAGCGGTGA